ACCTTATGGGAGTAGGCTTTCCGACAAATCTTGTCGAGAGTGTTGCTAGAGGAGTAGATATGTTCGACTGCACGATTCCAACTCGTAACGGACGTAACGGCGGAGTTCTCACTCGTTTTGAAAAACTTAATTTAAAAAATAAGAGCTTTGCAAGAGATTTCACTCCAATAGATTCTACTTGTGATTGCTATGCGTGTCGCAACTACACGCGTGCGTATATACGTCATCTCTACACAGCTGGAGAAATACTTGCCTCGCGTCTATGTACATGGCACAACCTTCACTTTCTAGTTAATTTGATGAAAGAAGCGAGAATAGCAATAATAGAGGGCGAATTTCCGGCTTTTCGTTCTAATTTCATGGAACACTTTATGGAAGGCCAATATACAAAATGATGAAAGATATGGAAAAAAGACTTAACAATATTTTCGATGAAACAACGAAGGAAGAGCTTTCACTTTTTAAAAAGGCTGCGGAGATAATAAAAGCAGACGGGCTTGTCGCATTTCCAACAGAGACAGTTTACGGA
This genomic stretch from Synergistaceae bacterium harbors:
- a CDS encoding tRNA-guanine transglycosylase, which translates into the protein LMGVGFPTNLVESVARGVDMFDCTIPTRNGRNGGVLTRFEKLNLKNKSFARDFTPIDSTCDCYACRNYTRAYIRHLYTAGEILASRLCTWHNLHFLVNLMKEARIAIIEGEFPAFRSNFMEHFMEGQYTK